GGACAAAGCTTCATTCCTGAGATGCAGCCCTGATTTTTGGACAAGCTGCCTCAATACTAGCCATGTTCGCAGCTGACAGCTTTCCTCTGATCTTGGAAATGATCCCTGACACAGGCACGTCACTTTCTTTGCCATAGTGTGTCCTGATAAATAAAGTGCTCACAGTAGCTATGATAATAGCTTTAGCCAAAGACGTTTTAGACGCAAAACCTTTTTTGGTATATGGTATAGCATGGAAGTTATGGTGCAGTTACTATGCAAAATACTATGCAgttactatggaaaatagtatgaaagTTCCttgaagaattaaaaacacaactaAGATATGATTCAGTAAaaccacttctaggtatttatccaaaagaattgaaatcagaatcttaaagagatatttgcactcacATGTTtattgctgcattattcacaatatctaaaatgtggaaacaactgtccattgacagataaataGCTAAATggattattcagtcttaaaaaagaaagaaatcttgcaaaATGCGCAAACATAGAGAGTATAATGCAGAGTGAAATAAGTTAgttacagaaggacaaatattgtatgattccacttacattaGGTaactaaaatagtcaaactcatagaaacagagactaaaatagtggttgtcagggcctgaggggaggggaaaatagAAAGTTGCTATTCAACGAGtataaaatttcaattatgcaagattaataaattctagagatctgctgtacaatatTGTGCATTATATAACACATTATATAACATTATAGTTAACCATACTGTATTGTGCATTTAAAATGCTGTTAAAAAGGGGAGAGCTCATGTTAAATATtcttaccataatttaaaaaaaagcacaacaacaaaaaattctgCAAGAGAACATTTTGTCACAAGTCTATTACTTTGAACCCCATTCATGGTCATTGAAGATATTTGAAACATtgcagatacagaaaacaaaacatggaagAAAGGACTTCAGAATAATGGAGGAAAACTTTCCCAGAAGTACTAAttgtataaaacatttatttcatctAAACCTGCAGAAGAATATAAACTTCATCCCAGCATAGAATTTCCGAGTACTTTGTAGAATATGTTAacatatttcattaaaagaaCATCGATTCTCCAGTCTTGTACAAAAAATAGCACCTTAATAGCTACCATATTAGAAATACGGTTGAGGAATTTTATGTTCTTAAGTCTGTAAATATCAGTACTTTACAGGGTGAATTTTACATGACCATATGTAGAAAAATTGATAATCTTCAGGTAAGTAAATTTTAGttataataaaaggaaatgagtagATTGAAATAGACCAGAATTAGACATAGAAAATGGTGGGAGCAAAAATACACAGCCAGATGAGAACAGACATGACCTTAGACGTGCCAGATCAAGTGTTTCAGTGACACTCTAGGGGGGAGTGATTTGATGAGAACCACATTTTATTaatgactcattttatttttataatttactcCATATGTGTTATGGACATATATTGCTTTTTTAGTGACAGAATATAGTTAATTCATTGTGTGTGCTAATTCCTCccaattaatttcttttctaaagtcTTGAGTGAAAAGAACCCCCATGGGTCTTACCAAGGAAAGGAACCTGAGTGAAGCAGTCTGACTGATGTTAGTTATTCCTGTCCTTTTATCTAGATTGTGAAGAACACATATGAACATCCCTTATAGGGAGATGTTTGAATGGGTTCTATTCCTATCCTGGTGCTGCCTGAAACCACgttgtttgaaaagaaatttaatttgaagGGAAACTAATATGAGGTGCCAAAAGAAGGTCGACTAGGAAGTATTACCTGGGAGACCGCCTAAAGCATCACTCACTTGGGAGGAgcgaggaaactgaagcagagacaAGACAGGGAGCTCTGAGTTCCTAGTTAATAAGCCAAATGGGAGTGACTCAGGAGAGCCACGAAGGGAGTTCAATTTAGGGCCAGCAATGAAAGTGCATGGTAGAAAAAAGTGAGAAACCAGTTAGTGCAGCTCAGGTGCGCTTCACCCTGGGCCAAAGTAAAAAATTCACAATACATGCCTAATATTTCCAGTGAGAAGACACAAAGAGAAGTATGAGCTTTGAAATTCTTGAAGGAAAGGGAGTGTGAAGATGAGAATATCTGGAGTGTAAAGAGACGTAGAGAATGTATTCATTAGGGAGCTAGTAGGTCTCAATAACACTTAAAGACGTGTACCCTACATAAATGGAATAAGTGGAAAACAATGAGGACGGACCtataagaaaattgttttttattagaaagtaaaatttgCTTTTGAAGTCCATTCATAAAGCTAAGATTTTACATCATGCAGGCTGTTTTTCCACATCTCAGCATTCTGACAAATGCCTGCCTCAGCTTGTTGTttccaataattaaaataagtgaGTGACCTGAGGGATAGAAAATTGCTATAACCTCTTCAAACATCACAgctaactttctttctttcatcaggTAGCTAAACGTCATTAAAAGAGAGGCCAGATAgtatacaaaaagaagaaagagaaatgaagtcaCAGTTTTCATAGGTCTCACATGGGCCTCTGTGCTGGGGTCTCTGCAGCCTGTAACATTGAGTTTCATTTGCTTAATATGTTTCCATAGGGacataattaaaaggaaaagtgaaatcaATGACACAGTAAATAGGACAGTTGCCAACAGGCtaaagattgtcactgggctgaAGTATTGAATTTTACTCACATGAAATGATTCAGTGaagtttcttttatgttttgcAATTTTCAGCAACTCATATTTTGGGGTCATTGCAAATATAAGGctgatcaacaaggaaatggccAAGCACCCCAGCAGGATCCAGTGAACCACCCTGTCAATTCTCCACTTCAGCTGGAGAAAAAGTGGATGGGAGAAGTTAGCTACCTTGAGGAAATAGAAGACATTGAGGCAGGTGGCAAACCACATACTTAAGTAGTTGGTGAGTGTCCAGAAGATGTTGACtatctttattttatcattttcatgaaCCTCTGGGTAGAATACTATTATAAGGGCATTCAGCACCATTGCACAAatcaaacaaattctggagataGCTAAACTGGTGAAGATGTAGTCAATTGAAGAGGTCTCTTTCTTCTTAATCCAGTCAATCCAGTTTACTAGTCCAATGTATCCATTCCCCAACATTCCAACTGTGAATTCACCAGTTATTATGACCATAAAGATGTTTTCTTCTGTACTGAGCATGGTGGTAGAGAGAATACCCTGATCTTAAATATCACTGAAGCTGGACAAATTTACAGATGACCAGTTGGAGCATAATAAATAAGTTCTTCAAATCATGGAATGATGTTTTCATTTGCCATTATTTTGACTCTGATATTATTCCAGAGGTGCCCAGCTTTCCTCTGAAATAGGATTGCTTCTACATTTATGAAGATAAACCAACTGATTGTTCCAAACAAACAGCTTGACTAGCTTTGTAGCCTGGGCAAATTATAATTATCACCCTTTAGTGAGTGATAACTGAAATGTTTGGTTGAAACTGCTCTCaggcaaattaaaagaaattacattTCATGAATTTGCAATAGGCTTTTTgctgttaagtttgcatatttGGACCTGTCAAGTTGAGTTTCAAACAGGGAGccacaaaaagcaaacaaaaatattatgtttaacAAATATCAAAACGTGCGAATGTACcttcattttcatcatcataaGTTATAAATTTCCCACAAATCAGGTCTCCTAGTGGAAATggattttaattttggaaaagatCACTGCAGTCAGATTATAGAGAGTTAGCATTCAGTCAAaggataataattattattttcacataaatGGTTAATTAGGGAAGGATACGATACAAATCTAATCATAAATGGTCTAGTGTTATTAGGCAGGCACATGGTAATACTTACTAAGAATCTGTCCTCTATGCAGTTGTTTATTAGAAGTGAAAAGTGCCAGATAAAGATTTGTtatctttagttttatttaatatgaGAAATGCTGTTGATGACAATTCTCTTCCTGAAATGTTGTCTCTTGGAAAATAAGCAATTTAATCTAAAATTAAGGAAATTCACACTTTATGCTAGTTACAATCAACTCCTTTTATAAGATTTATGATCTCACATTCTTTATTgtagtcattttttctttttaaaagattggcacctgaactaacatctgttaccagtcttctttttttcttcttcttcttctcctcaaagtcccctagtacatagttgtatattctagttgcaggtccttctggctctgctatgtgggacgccacctcagcacggcctgatgagcagtgccatgtctgtgcccaggatccgaactggcaaaaccttgggccgctgaagtggagcactcaaacttaaccattcagccatggggccggcccctgtagtcGTTTCTTGAGATGAGGCAATCatgttttttagaaaagtttttttgCCAAGCAATATTCCAGGGAATAAGACTAATTTTGCTATTAAattagatttattcttttttgggaAATATGACAACTCAGTAAATTTGAATCTAGGCAATACAAATCAAATAAATGAGGATTCTTCTTATATTTAAGTAGAATTCTACAATGTAAACAGCATATATTGTATTTTCCATATGTCTTACATGTGTATAATGTGTAGTAGGAAagcataaaattaataattttaaaaagttagttatctgtaaaatattaccagaaacaaaatagaaaagagaatgatACTGAGAGAAGAACGTGTCAAAGATTCCTAAATCTAAATGGGTAGAGAGAACATTCCAAAGAATCTTTGAGAATTGACTCCTAAAATGAGCATTGCTGGCTAGGGTTACGTATGGAACAACCTGACCATGGGACTCTCAATCTTCTTTCTCAAGGtggttttgtatatatattcttaaCTGTACAACCCCTGCTTTCCTGGTCAAGCCTTCAATCTTGAGATTACACCTCTTTCACCTTAGGCAGAATCTCACCAGACTGTTTTCCCTCTTCCTGATCAGAAGAAACCATTCCAGAAATGGAAGTGATAGGGCAGAAAAGTTAAGGACTGACCTTCAGTTCAGACAAAGTAGACAGTTTTTTACATGATTGATTTTATAGATAAGGctaatgtgttttaaaatctcttcccCATGGCCTGTTTGCCTGAAATTCTTCTCCCCATTAAGTTCAAGCCCTTTGCTAGGATATGGCAGAAAGAAGTAGAACCTCTTTACATTTAGGCAATGATATGAAATGTGAGTGTGGaatttagattcatttttttcctgcaaagaCAGGGAAACGTGTGGCTCAATAATAACATTAGattcaaaattaaagaagacagaaatgtgaaggaacacaaaggaatatttagaataattataGATATTAGTGATTTCCAATAGCacataataaaaatggaatgcaATCAATTGGGAAAAGAGAGAatcttttgttgatttctttctcgTATTCAAGATTCTCTAGAGAacaaaagatttccttttttggTGGAAACCCTTTACAGTCCTTAACACCTTCAGAAAAGCCTCCCTCAGCTTGCTGTTCCCCATTATCAGGATAAAAGAATGGCTAGATGGGAAAATGACAGCTACTATGCCACCAAACATTATCCGTAATTTTCTCTGAGGAATCAGATAGCTAGAGGTCATTACAAGAAAGACGGCATAGTACACAATGAAGAGGAGCAGAAAGATCAGCACTGTCTTTATGGCCCTCATGTGGGCCTCTGTGCTGGTGTCTCTGGACCCTGTGACATGAAATTTCATCTGCTTGGTGTGTCTAAATAGGGAGAAAAGCAGCAACAGAAATGATATCAGGCAGAGTATAAAGGGAACAATCGCCCCCAGGTTCAGGATAATCTGTTTGAAAGCATTTGAGACTTTACTCACTTTGAATTTCAAAGTTATATTTCCTTCATGATTGACCTTGAAGTTATACCAGGAATCTTCATTCAGTGCAACACTAATAAttaaggagaggagagaggatgccAGAAGAATCCCAAGGATGACCCTGTTAATCTTTAGCTTCAGCCAGAGGAAAAATGGGTGGGCTATATTGGCTATCTTGAGTAAGTAGAAGATGCTGAGGCAAGAAGTAAACCAGACACTTGAATGATTGCTAAATGTCCACAAAACATCCAAAATGTTCATTAGCTCCCCATGGTCATATGTATCTGGAGAGAGCAGCATAACATAGCCATCTAAAGATATCACACACAACAAACAGATTCTGGAGATGGCTAAGGGGACCAGGATGATGTCAATCAAGGAGATAATGCTCCTTTTGAAACAGCCAGTGCAGTTAACCAGTACAATAAATCCATTTCCCCAAATTCCTATACTCAATTCGCTAGCAATCAGGATCATGTATATTGTCTCCATTGTATTTGGCATGTCCTCAGAGAGTTCTGACTTTGGATATCACTGATGATGAATTGACTTTCAGCCAAACAGTGAAGAACAGTATATATGCCTACCACTTAGGTCACGCTGCAATTATCTTCATCTGTCCTTTTTGTCAGCTGTGGTCCACGTCAAGAAGATAGCCAGTTATGCACTGTGTTAGAACTGCCTGAAGGCTTCACTGATTGAGGCCAGTAATTTCTTTCATGTGGAGTGATGATTAAAAAGCTCTAAGATGCAAATAGGAATGGATCTGATTTCTTGGATTTGCacaatctttctcattttaagctctgtatattttggattcaTATTCCAAGCTATTAACCAGGAACTTCAGGCTGGAATCAACTACTTGGAAAACATGGCTAAAATTTAATTGGAGATGTGGCATCATTACCATCTCTAATGACTTGCAAAGTAACCACCAAATTGTGGTCCATTTCATACAAATGCAGGTTTTGGACCTTGAGAATAATTGTGGATCTAAAGTGTAGATGGTCAACATTAATAATTTCATCCTCAAAGTAAGAAATTGACTTTATTAATTAGGGTAACTCAGGTAGGTTGGTAgtggttttcaattttcttgaaaaCACAGCTATCTGACTTCTAGCTCTTTCACCTTATAATGTGGAAGACTGCACGCTGAGGATAGTCTAGTTGGGTCAGTTATTACTCAGAGTTTGACCTCAGAATCTGTATTTGTATGCAACCTATTATGGTCAAAATATGAGTGTAACCTTCTTTATGATGCTTTTTATAATAATCAATACCCATTTCAAAGACAAAACATATTTGAACAGATTTTtactatttgtatatatattttttggttttgtgatTTAAAGCACAAAGCAACTAAATCTATATAACAATAAACCAAACTACTGATGTTCTGTTGCATTAACTTCAATATTTCACCAACTTAACATATAAGCTGGAGACTTTCAGGCTTTGCTTTAACTGGAGGAGCTGCCCTGTCTGAGGGAAAGGGTTTGAGATGATGATCTCAAGCAAATTCCCAACATCATCTGCAcacaaattttaagaatattggTAATAACAGACATTGAGTATAGGAACTGAAGACAAAGAATCCCAACCCATTAGGTGGGGTTAGAAGTcatgcatattttcatatatttaagagCCATTTGAATTTCTTCGTGAACTGTTTctgttctttgctcatttttctatgtttttatgaatttctaggaggtctttatatattagagaaatcacatttttttaatgaattgacaATATTTCTCAGTTGGTTATTTGTCTTTAgccttttcttgtattttttaaatgcaagctgaagttttaaaattttatatagttctatttatcaattttttcctttatgatttctgCATTTTGAGTTATAGTTAGAAAAACCTACTACATTgaaattttcctatatttttctctattacttTCATATTGCtttttacaatataaaattaatttggtgtatatatatatatacactatatatgtgtatacacaccatatatacatatacacacacaccttatatatatataaatatagctacaTTGTCAAGAATGGATGCAACTTTATTTTGCTATCCACTTGTTCCAATAATATTGACTTGGTAATCCCTCTTGCTTCCCTGCTTTAAGATGCCacctttatttaaataataatttcccTTAGGTATTTGCAAAGCAAGCGGCTACTGCTCTTGACTCTTATTTCATTAGCAATGACTAAAAGGACTGTGAGTGGTATGGCTCTTTCTAATTGCACAGGAAAACTTATGACAATTTGAGATTTTAAGAATTTAGCTCATGACAGTCAGAAAATCAGAGATCTTCTATGGTGATCTTGAAAGATTCTCTTATATTTTATAGCTGCAAGACAGATTTAAAAGTTAATTGTGTGTGTAAGAGAATTACTATATAAGATATATTCACAGATTTGCCAAGCCTCACCAAATGAAATTTAGAGCAATAATGGGAAAAGAGTAGGACCATAAAACTCGAATGACAACATCTACATGGACTTGGATAAATT
This DNA window, taken from Equus przewalskii isolate Varuska chromosome 5, EquPr2, whole genome shotgun sequence, encodes the following:
- the TAS2R8 gene encoding taste receptor type 2 member 8, encoding MLSTEENIFMVIITGEFTVGMLGNGYIGLVNWIDWIKKKETSSIDYIFTSLAISRICLICAMVLNALIIVFYPEVHENDKIKIVNIFWTLTNYLSMWFATCLNVFYFLKVANFSHPLFLQLKWRIDRVVHWILLGCLAISLLISLIFAMTPKYELLKIAKHKRNFTESFHVSKIQYFSPVTIFSLLATVLFTVSLISLFLLIMSLWKHIKQMKLNVTGCRDPSTEAHVRPMKTVTSFLFLLFVYYLASLLMTFSYLMKERKLAVMFEEVIAIFYPSGHSLILIIGNNKLRQAFVRMLRCGKTACMM
- the TAS2R9 gene encoding taste receptor type 2 member 9, with the translated sequence MPNTMETIYMILIASELSIGIWGNGFIVLVNCTGCFKRSIISLIDIILVPLAISRICLLCVISLDGYVMLLSPDTYDHGELMNILDVLWTFSNHSSVWFTSCLSIFYLLKIANIAHPFFLWLKLKINRVILGILLASSLLSLIISVALNEDSWYNFKVNHEGNITLKFKVSKVSNAFKQIILNLGAIVPFILCLISFLLLLFSLFRHTKQMKFHVTGSRDTSTEAHMRAIKTVLIFLLLFIVYYAVFLVMTSSYLIPQRKLRIMFGGIVAVIFPSSHSFILIMGNSKLREAFLKVLRTVKGFHQKRKSFVL